The Cucurbita pepo subsp. pepo cultivar mu-cu-16 unplaced genomic scaffold, ASM280686v2 Cp4.1_scaffold001423, whole genome shotgun sequence genomic interval TGGGTTTCATCTTACTCGCAGGAGGGAGATGAAGATTACCCAAATCATCATCaagttcatcttcatcatcataatcatcctcatcatcatactcatcctCATCCTCATCGCTCAGGTCATCACCTTCGTGCAAATTAAACTTCCCACCCTTGGGAAGATTCACGTTTTGATCTTTAACAGGCAGTTTCAACCCCTTAAATTGGGGTGGAAGCTTCAGATCTTGAAACCCTTTCATCTGTTGTAGCTGCTGAAGCTGCACCTGCACCGGTGGCAGCCCCTGTCCCTGTCCGCCGCCTTTCGGCTGATTGTTTCCTCCATTAGCAGCCGCACCCTTCTGGTTCTGACCCTTGTTGTTCCCACCTTTAGCATTGTCAATTTGCATGTTTTTCATCTGATTAGCTATGTTGTTCTGCTgattcttgttgttgttcGCCGGTTGTCCGCCCCAAATCTCTGCA includes:
- the LOC111786313 gene encoding heavy metal-associated isoprenylated plant protein 32-like, whose protein sequence is FDGVCVFFSLGVFTTEIDAEQGKVTVTGNVDAAVLIKKLAKSGKHAEIWGGQPANNNKNQQNNIANQMKNMQIDNAKGGNNKGQNQKGAAANGGNNQPKGGGQGQGLPPVQVQLQQLQQMKGFQDLKLPPQFKGLKLPVKDQNVNLPKGGKFNLHEGDDLSDEDEDEYDDEDDYDDEDELDDDLGNLHLPPASKMKPMMGNGQIPKIMMNGNLPPVVNGPAGGGNAKKGGGAVPVQGNNNGKNGNGGGGKGNGGGGGGGGSNQKQGGGGGSNQKQGGG